Proteins from a single region of Chitinophagaceae bacterium:
- a CDS encoding LytTR family transcriptional regulator, translating into MFVRADYRLNKINFDDIFYVEALKDYVVINTSDNSYTTHTTMKEMVRILPQKDFVRIHRSFIVNLNKIFSIKYPDLVIEGKMKVLPIGGLYRKELYSRLNLI; encoded by the coding sequence ATTTTCGTAAGAGCCGATTATCGTTTGAATAAAATCAATTTCGATGATATATTTTACGTGGAAGCTTTGAAAGATTATGTTGTTATCAATACTTCAGATAACAGCTACACAACACATACAACCATGAAAGAAATGGTGAGAATTCTTCCACAAAAAGATTTTGTAAGAATTCACAGATCATTTATTGTAAATCTGAATAAAATTTTCTCCATCAAATACCCCGACCTGGTGATTGAAGGAAAAATGAAAGTATTGCCAATAGGTGGTCTTTACAGAAAAGAGCTTTACAGCAGATTGAATCTGATTTAA